From the genome of Elusimicrobiota bacterium, one region includes:
- a CDS encoding cold-shock protein, with amino-acid sequence MARGKVKWFNDAKGFGFISNDDGSGDVFAHFSAIASEGFKSLAEGDAVEFDIETSDKGPKAANIKKV; translated from the coding sequence ATGGCACGTGGTAAAGTGAAGTGGTTCAACGATGCAAAAGGTTTTGGTTTCATTTCCAATGATGACGGAAGCGGGGATGTGTTCGCACATTTCTCAGCAATAGCATCTGAAGGATTTAAATCTTTGGCCGAAGGCGACGCAGTCGAATTTGACATAGAAACCTCCGACAAAGGACCTAAAGC